A genomic segment from Nicotiana tabacum cultivar K326 chromosome 9, ASM71507v2, whole genome shotgun sequence encodes:
- the LOC142163873 gene encoding uncharacterized protein LOC142163873, whose amino-acid sequence MMKKHLIDNQKVMSENQQVRVENEQLCTEFRNLQRQLGKMDNNQNTRPAGALPSETEKNSQVNAVTLRNGRELVEVPKKKMEPSGLEKERVPKPVEVDEKNKIESEHISERVPTPFPQILRKKNDDHMFHKFLDMLKQIHLNIPLMDMLCDVPKYAKYIKDIVANKRRLTEFETIALTEECTSRNHYKLSQKLKDPGSFTIPVRIGVIDVGRALCDLGASINLMTLSVFKQLGLGALRPTTMILQLADRSYVYL is encoded by the coding sequence ATGATGAAAAAGCACTTGATAGACAATCAGAAAGTTATGTCAGAGAACCAACAAGTTAGGGTTGAGAATGAACAATTATGCACAGAGTTCAGAAATCTACAGAGACAACTTGGGAAAATGGATAACAATCAGAACACTAGACCTGCTGGAGCTCTCCCAAGTGAGACAGAGAAAAATTCTCAAGTCAATGCAGTGACGTTGAGAAATGGGAGAGAGTTGGTAGAAGTGCCTAAGAAGAAAATGGAGCCGTCTGGGCTCGAAAAAGAAAGAGTGCCAAAACCTGTAGAGGTAGATGAGAAAAACAAAATAGAGTCTGAGCATATATCAGAGCGGGTGCCTACCCCTTTTCCTCAAAtattgagaaagaagaatgatgaCCACATGTTTCACAAATTTCTAGATATGCTAAAGCAGATACACTTGAACATCCCTTTGATGGACATGCTCTGTGATGTCccaaaatatgcaaaatatatTAAGGATATAGTGGCAAATAAAAGGAGGTTAACTGAGTTTGAAACCAtcgcacttactgaggagtgcacttccagGAATCATTACAAGCTTTcacaaaagcttaaggatccggGTAGTTTTACCATCCCCGTGAGGATTGGTGTGATCGACGTGGGTAGAGCCTTGTGTGATTTAGGTGCAAGTATCAATCTGATGACATTGTCAGTGTTCAAACAATTGGGCTTAGGAGCTCTGAGACCCACCACGATGATTCTACAGTTAGCTGATAGATCTTATGTTTATCTTTGA